A region from the Onychostoma macrolepis isolate SWU-2019 chromosome 18, ASM1243209v1, whole genome shotgun sequence genome encodes:
- the tsnaxip1 gene encoding translin-associated factor X-interacting protein 1 isoform X5 translates to MEQLESHLKRELEALDTHGIKVQELRLQVFQEVFGYLIEEFKTYKPIFSAIKNEYDITLAHLREQIRDLLPLRAKLVLVSEHCEKRILDQRVQERDELRALKRECQRLQRVIESMRGQQTALQIQVDHLKEDLATQYQLYRDERDARKLLITRISTMTSTQDTEHDDNNEGYNEEDESEDPVVVKMALQVCREDLTKVQVDLNRLQAEYSDVVPRRDWDNLNYVHEETLIKLETLQTDFDQLKSEYDTLLEVHCQSAPAVLHSNQSVVQHGSDNKHIVTTPRPNWEQCSDILGGSERCKELFEGQSSQKRLEILLQQMNGQNEFFTGLGTSSDVPIYLQYEGKLKNLKLKKADAVRVIKDIWREKNAENEKSDDTRDLQMFLHSYLVEHYKDKAGEWAYSLMESIQNNLEDDLICLLNDILIGKVDETIYHGQIQLLSHLLKVLIQSDTTQCGLLTVLEFSDALKKAFPLKADQDIEELLAIAQTELKSNGVRIAYQTLYTEDTDGRHKEFLSLVKKQATAERLQYISELRVQLEGKGEVDAEHLRTAFKTIDPSLDPETLDWNLSVAFQTKECELQAQALNTEVVLQRLSVANVKRAGPK, encoded by the exons AGCAACTGGAGTCTCATCTGAAGAGAGAATTAGAAGCTTTAGACACACATGGCATCAAAGTCCAAGAGCTCAGACTGCAG GTTTTCCAGGAGGtgtttggatatttaattgaaGAATTTAAAACCTATAAGCCTATTTTCTCTGCCATCAAAAATGAGTATGACATCACATTAG CACATCTTCGTGAACAGATCAGGGATCTGCTACCGCTGCGGGCGAAGCTGGTGCTTGTGTCGGAACACTGTGAGAAGAGGATTCTGGATCAGAGAGTGCAGGAAAGAGATGAGCTCCGAGCTCTGAAGCGAGAGTGTCAGCGTCTGCAGCGTGTCATTGAGAGTATGAGAGGACAACAGACTGCTCTGCAGATTCAG GTTGATCACCTAAAAGAGGATCTGGCCACCCAATATCAGCTATACAGGGATGAACGTGATGCACGAAAACTGCTCATCACCAGAATCAGCACAATGACCTCTACCCAAGACACTGAACATGATGATAATAATGAAGGTTATAATGAAG AGGATGAATCTGAGGATCCTGTGGTGGTGAAAATGGCTTTGCAGGTGTGTAGAGAGGACCTTACCAAAGTCCAAGTTGATCTTAACCGCCTACAAGCCGAATACAGTGATGTGGTCCCACGACGAGACTGGGATAACCTGAATTATGTGCATGAGGAGACATTAATAAAG CTGGAAACCTTACAGACAGACTTTGACCAGTTAAAGTCCGAGTATGACACACTGCTTGAGGTTCATTGTCAG TCAGCACCTGCTGTGTTACACTCCAATCAGTCTGTGGTGCAACATGGCTCTGATAACAAACACATTGTTACAACTCCCAGACCAAACTGGGAACAATGTTCAG ACATACTAGGAGGCAGTGAGCGATGTAAAGAACTCTTTGAAGGTCAGTCCAGCCAAAAGAGGCTGGAGATCTTGCTGCAGCAGATGAATGGCCAAAATGAGTTCTTCACTGGTCTT GGCACATCCAGTGACGTCCCCATTTATCTACAGTATGAGGGGAAACTTAAGAATCTTAAGCTCAAGAAAGCAGACGCAGTCAGAGTTATTAAAGACATCTGGAGAGAAAAAAACGCAGAGAATGAAAAG AGTGATGACACCAGAGATCTGCAGATGTTTCTTCACAGCTATCTTGTGGAACATTATAAGGATAAGGCAGGAGAGTGGGCTTACAGCTTGATGGAAAGCATTCAGAACAATCTTGAAGATGATCTCATTTGCCTTTTAAATGACATCTTGATTGGAAAG GTTGATGAGACTATCTACCATGGACAGATTCAGCTACTGTCTCACTTGCTCAAGGTTTTAATTCAAAGTGACACAACACAATGTGGATTACTAACTGTCTTAGAATTTAG TGATGCATTGAAGAAGGCTTTCCCTCTGAAGGCAGATCAAGACATAGAGGAGCTGTTGGCGATTGCTCAGACAGAGCTGAAGAGTAATGGAGTGCGCATTGCTTATCAGACACTTTATACAGAG GACACAGATGGAAGACACAAAGAATTCCTGAGTCTAGTTAAAAAACAAGCTACTGCTGAGAGACTCCAGTACATCAGCGAGCTCAGAGTGCAACTAGAAGGCAAAGG GGAAGTGGATGCAGAGCACCTCAGGACTGCCTTCAAGACTATCGATCCCTCACTGGATCCTGAAACTCTGGACTGGAATCTCAGTGTAGCTTTTCAGACAAAGGAGTGTGAATTACAAGCTCAAGCTTTGAACACTGAGGTTGTACTACAGCGTCTCTCTGTGGCTAATGTAAAAAGGGCAGGGCCTAAGTGA
- the tsnaxip1 gene encoding translin-associated factor X-interacting protein 1 isoform X3 → MAIGKSRGSQRHITNGISRSKFVKTNAGETSGNLSSWPAEVTNQIVQKPRGIKHHGYGKSLTKPRFLEQLESHLKRELEALDTHGIKVQELRLQVFQEVFGYLIEEFKTYKPIFSAIKNEYDITLAHLREQIRDLLPLRAKLVLVSEHCEKRILDQRVQERDELRALKRECQRLQRVIESMRGQQTALQIQVDHLKEDLATQYQLYRDERDARKLLITRISTMTSTQDTEHDDNNEGYNEEDESEDPVVVKMALQVCREDLTKVQVDLNRLQAEYSDVVPRRDWDNLNYVHEETLIKLETLQTDFDQLKSEYDTLLEVHCQSAPAVLHSNQSVVQHGSDNKHIVTTPRPNWEQCSDILGGSERCKELFEGQSSQKRLEILLQQMNGQNEFFTGLGTSSDVPIYLQYEGKLKNLKLKKADAVRVIKDIWREKNAENEKSDDTRDLQMFLHSYLVEHYKDKAGEWAYSLMESIQNNLEDDLICLLNDILIGKVDETIYHGQIQLLSHLLKVLIQSDTTQCGLLTVLEFSDALKKAFPLKADQDIEELLAIAQTELKSNGVRIAYQTLYTEDTDGRHKEFLSLVKKQATAERLQYISELRVQLEGKGEVDAEHLRTAFKTIDPSLDPETLDWNLSVAFQTKECELQAQALNTEVVLQRLSVANVKRAGPK, encoded by the exons ATCTCTTACCAAGCCTCGTTTCTTAGAGCAACTGGAGTCTCATCTGAAGAGAGAATTAGAAGCTTTAGACACACATGGCATCAAAGTCCAAGAGCTCAGACTGCAG GTTTTCCAGGAGGtgtttggatatttaattgaaGAATTTAAAACCTATAAGCCTATTTTCTCTGCCATCAAAAATGAGTATGACATCACATTAG CACATCTTCGTGAACAGATCAGGGATCTGCTACCGCTGCGGGCGAAGCTGGTGCTTGTGTCGGAACACTGTGAGAAGAGGATTCTGGATCAGAGAGTGCAGGAAAGAGATGAGCTCCGAGCTCTGAAGCGAGAGTGTCAGCGTCTGCAGCGTGTCATTGAGAGTATGAGAGGACAACAGACTGCTCTGCAGATTCAG GTTGATCACCTAAAAGAGGATCTGGCCACCCAATATCAGCTATACAGGGATGAACGTGATGCACGAAAACTGCTCATCACCAGAATCAGCACAATGACCTCTACCCAAGACACTGAACATGATGATAATAATGAAGGTTATAATGAAG AGGATGAATCTGAGGATCCTGTGGTGGTGAAAATGGCTTTGCAGGTGTGTAGAGAGGACCTTACCAAAGTCCAAGTTGATCTTAACCGCCTACAAGCCGAATACAGTGATGTGGTCCCACGACGAGACTGGGATAACCTGAATTATGTGCATGAGGAGACATTAATAAAG CTGGAAACCTTACAGACAGACTTTGACCAGTTAAAGTCCGAGTATGACACACTGCTTGAGGTTCATTGTCAG TCAGCACCTGCTGTGTTACACTCCAATCAGTCTGTGGTGCAACATGGCTCTGATAACAAACACATTGTTACAACTCCCAGACCAAACTGGGAACAATGTTCAG ACATACTAGGAGGCAGTGAGCGATGTAAAGAACTCTTTGAAGGTCAGTCCAGCCAAAAGAGGCTGGAGATCTTGCTGCAGCAGATGAATGGCCAAAATGAGTTCTTCACTGGTCTT GGCACATCCAGTGACGTCCCCATTTATCTACAGTATGAGGGGAAACTTAAGAATCTTAAGCTCAAGAAAGCAGACGCAGTCAGAGTTATTAAAGACATCTGGAGAGAAAAAAACGCAGAGAATGAAAAG AGTGATGACACCAGAGATCTGCAGATGTTTCTTCACAGCTATCTTGTGGAACATTATAAGGATAAGGCAGGAGAGTGGGCTTACAGCTTGATGGAAAGCATTCAGAACAATCTTGAAGATGATCTCATTTGCCTTTTAAATGACATCTTGATTGGAAAG GTTGATGAGACTATCTACCATGGACAGATTCAGCTACTGTCTCACTTGCTCAAGGTTTTAATTCAAAGTGACACAACACAATGTGGATTACTAACTGTCTTAGAATTTAG TGATGCATTGAAGAAGGCTTTCCCTCTGAAGGCAGATCAAGACATAGAGGAGCTGTTGGCGATTGCTCAGACAGAGCTGAAGAGTAATGGAGTGCGCATTGCTTATCAGACACTTTATACAGAG GACACAGATGGAAGACACAAAGAATTCCTGAGTCTAGTTAAAAAACAAGCTACTGCTGAGAGACTCCAGTACATCAGCGAGCTCAGAGTGCAACTAGAAGGCAAAGG GGAAGTGGATGCAGAGCACCTCAGGACTGCCTTCAAGACTATCGATCCCTCACTGGATCCTGAAACTCTGGACTGGAATCTCAGTGTAGCTTTTCAGACAAAGGAGTGTGAATTACAAGCTCAAGCTTTGAACACTGAGGTTGTACTACAGCGTCTCTCTGTGGCTAATGTAAAAAGGGCAGGGCCTAAGTGA
- the tsnaxip1 gene encoding translin-associated factor X-interacting protein 1 isoform X1 produces the protein MSLKELQLPPLLHSESRGSQRHITNGISRSKFVKTNAGETSGNLSSWPAEVTNQIVQKPRGIKHHGYGKSLTKPRFLEQLESHLKRELEALDTHGIKVQELRLQVFQEVFGYLIEEFKTYKPIFSAIKNEYDITLAHLREQIRDLLPLRAKLVLVSEHCEKRILDQRVQERDELRALKRECQRLQRVIESMRGQQTALQIQVDHLKEDLATQYQLYRDERDARKLLITRISTMTSTQDTEHDDNNEGYNEEDESEDPVVVKMALQVCREDLTKVQVDLNRLQAEYSDVVPRRDWDNLNYVHEETLIKLETLQTDFDQLKSEYDTLLEVHCQSAPAVLHSNQSVVQHGSDNKHIVTTPRPNWEQCSDILGGSERCKELFEGQSSQKRLEILLQQMNGQNEFFTGLGTSSDVPIYLQYEGKLKNLKLKKADAVRVIKDIWREKNAENEKSDDTRDLQMFLHSYLVEHYKDKAGEWAYSLMESIQNNLEDDLICLLNDILIGKVDETIYHGQIQLLSHLLKVLIQSDTTQCGLLTVLEFSDALKKAFPLKADQDIEELLAIAQTELKSNGVRIAYQTLYTEDTDGRHKEFLSLVKKQATAERLQYISELRVQLEGKGEVDAEHLRTAFKTIDPSLDPETLDWNLSVAFQTKECELQAQALNTEVVLQRLSVANVKRAGPK, from the exons ATCTCTTACCAAGCCTCGTTTCTTAGAGCAACTGGAGTCTCATCTGAAGAGAGAATTAGAAGCTTTAGACACACATGGCATCAAAGTCCAAGAGCTCAGACTGCAG GTTTTCCAGGAGGtgtttggatatttaattgaaGAATTTAAAACCTATAAGCCTATTTTCTCTGCCATCAAAAATGAGTATGACATCACATTAG CACATCTTCGTGAACAGATCAGGGATCTGCTACCGCTGCGGGCGAAGCTGGTGCTTGTGTCGGAACACTGTGAGAAGAGGATTCTGGATCAGAGAGTGCAGGAAAGAGATGAGCTCCGAGCTCTGAAGCGAGAGTGTCAGCGTCTGCAGCGTGTCATTGAGAGTATGAGAGGACAACAGACTGCTCTGCAGATTCAG GTTGATCACCTAAAAGAGGATCTGGCCACCCAATATCAGCTATACAGGGATGAACGTGATGCACGAAAACTGCTCATCACCAGAATCAGCACAATGACCTCTACCCAAGACACTGAACATGATGATAATAATGAAGGTTATAATGAAG AGGATGAATCTGAGGATCCTGTGGTGGTGAAAATGGCTTTGCAGGTGTGTAGAGAGGACCTTACCAAAGTCCAAGTTGATCTTAACCGCCTACAAGCCGAATACAGTGATGTGGTCCCACGACGAGACTGGGATAACCTGAATTATGTGCATGAGGAGACATTAATAAAG CTGGAAACCTTACAGACAGACTTTGACCAGTTAAAGTCCGAGTATGACACACTGCTTGAGGTTCATTGTCAG TCAGCACCTGCTGTGTTACACTCCAATCAGTCTGTGGTGCAACATGGCTCTGATAACAAACACATTGTTACAACTCCCAGACCAAACTGGGAACAATGTTCAG ACATACTAGGAGGCAGTGAGCGATGTAAAGAACTCTTTGAAGGTCAGTCCAGCCAAAAGAGGCTGGAGATCTTGCTGCAGCAGATGAATGGCCAAAATGAGTTCTTCACTGGTCTT GGCACATCCAGTGACGTCCCCATTTATCTACAGTATGAGGGGAAACTTAAGAATCTTAAGCTCAAGAAAGCAGACGCAGTCAGAGTTATTAAAGACATCTGGAGAGAAAAAAACGCAGAGAATGAAAAG AGTGATGACACCAGAGATCTGCAGATGTTTCTTCACAGCTATCTTGTGGAACATTATAAGGATAAGGCAGGAGAGTGGGCTTACAGCTTGATGGAAAGCATTCAGAACAATCTTGAAGATGATCTCATTTGCCTTTTAAATGACATCTTGATTGGAAAG GTTGATGAGACTATCTACCATGGACAGATTCAGCTACTGTCTCACTTGCTCAAGGTTTTAATTCAAAGTGACACAACACAATGTGGATTACTAACTGTCTTAGAATTTAG TGATGCATTGAAGAAGGCTTTCCCTCTGAAGGCAGATCAAGACATAGAGGAGCTGTTGGCGATTGCTCAGACAGAGCTGAAGAGTAATGGAGTGCGCATTGCTTATCAGACACTTTATACAGAG GACACAGATGGAAGACACAAAGAATTCCTGAGTCTAGTTAAAAAACAAGCTACTGCTGAGAGACTCCAGTACATCAGCGAGCTCAGAGTGCAACTAGAAGGCAAAGG GGAAGTGGATGCAGAGCACCTCAGGACTGCCTTCAAGACTATCGATCCCTCACTGGATCCTGAAACTCTGGACTGGAATCTCAGTGTAGCTTTTCAGACAAAGGAGTGTGAATTACAAGCTCAAGCTTTGAACACTGAGGTTGTACTACAGCGTCTCTCTGTGGCTAATGTAAAAAGGGCAGGGCCTAAGTGA
- the tsnaxip1 gene encoding translin-associated factor X-interacting protein 1 isoform X2 encodes MSLKELQLPPLLHSERGSQRHITNGISRSKFVKTNAGETSGNLSSWPAEVTNQIVQKPRGIKHHGYGKSLTKPRFLEQLESHLKRELEALDTHGIKVQELRLQVFQEVFGYLIEEFKTYKPIFSAIKNEYDITLAHLREQIRDLLPLRAKLVLVSEHCEKRILDQRVQERDELRALKRECQRLQRVIESMRGQQTALQIQVDHLKEDLATQYQLYRDERDARKLLITRISTMTSTQDTEHDDNNEGYNEEDESEDPVVVKMALQVCREDLTKVQVDLNRLQAEYSDVVPRRDWDNLNYVHEETLIKLETLQTDFDQLKSEYDTLLEVHCQSAPAVLHSNQSVVQHGSDNKHIVTTPRPNWEQCSDILGGSERCKELFEGQSSQKRLEILLQQMNGQNEFFTGLGTSSDVPIYLQYEGKLKNLKLKKADAVRVIKDIWREKNAENEKSDDTRDLQMFLHSYLVEHYKDKAGEWAYSLMESIQNNLEDDLICLLNDILIGKVDETIYHGQIQLLSHLLKVLIQSDTTQCGLLTVLEFSDALKKAFPLKADQDIEELLAIAQTELKSNGVRIAYQTLYTEDTDGRHKEFLSLVKKQATAERLQYISELRVQLEGKGEVDAEHLRTAFKTIDPSLDPETLDWNLSVAFQTKECELQAQALNTEVVLQRLSVANVKRAGPK; translated from the exons ATCTCTTACCAAGCCTCGTTTCTTAGAGCAACTGGAGTCTCATCTGAAGAGAGAATTAGAAGCTTTAGACACACATGGCATCAAAGTCCAAGAGCTCAGACTGCAG GTTTTCCAGGAGGtgtttggatatttaattgaaGAATTTAAAACCTATAAGCCTATTTTCTCTGCCATCAAAAATGAGTATGACATCACATTAG CACATCTTCGTGAACAGATCAGGGATCTGCTACCGCTGCGGGCGAAGCTGGTGCTTGTGTCGGAACACTGTGAGAAGAGGATTCTGGATCAGAGAGTGCAGGAAAGAGATGAGCTCCGAGCTCTGAAGCGAGAGTGTCAGCGTCTGCAGCGTGTCATTGAGAGTATGAGAGGACAACAGACTGCTCTGCAGATTCAG GTTGATCACCTAAAAGAGGATCTGGCCACCCAATATCAGCTATACAGGGATGAACGTGATGCACGAAAACTGCTCATCACCAGAATCAGCACAATGACCTCTACCCAAGACACTGAACATGATGATAATAATGAAGGTTATAATGAAG AGGATGAATCTGAGGATCCTGTGGTGGTGAAAATGGCTTTGCAGGTGTGTAGAGAGGACCTTACCAAAGTCCAAGTTGATCTTAACCGCCTACAAGCCGAATACAGTGATGTGGTCCCACGACGAGACTGGGATAACCTGAATTATGTGCATGAGGAGACATTAATAAAG CTGGAAACCTTACAGACAGACTTTGACCAGTTAAAGTCCGAGTATGACACACTGCTTGAGGTTCATTGTCAG TCAGCACCTGCTGTGTTACACTCCAATCAGTCTGTGGTGCAACATGGCTCTGATAACAAACACATTGTTACAACTCCCAGACCAAACTGGGAACAATGTTCAG ACATACTAGGAGGCAGTGAGCGATGTAAAGAACTCTTTGAAGGTCAGTCCAGCCAAAAGAGGCTGGAGATCTTGCTGCAGCAGATGAATGGCCAAAATGAGTTCTTCACTGGTCTT GGCACATCCAGTGACGTCCCCATTTATCTACAGTATGAGGGGAAACTTAAGAATCTTAAGCTCAAGAAAGCAGACGCAGTCAGAGTTATTAAAGACATCTGGAGAGAAAAAAACGCAGAGAATGAAAAG AGTGATGACACCAGAGATCTGCAGATGTTTCTTCACAGCTATCTTGTGGAACATTATAAGGATAAGGCAGGAGAGTGGGCTTACAGCTTGATGGAAAGCATTCAGAACAATCTTGAAGATGATCTCATTTGCCTTTTAAATGACATCTTGATTGGAAAG GTTGATGAGACTATCTACCATGGACAGATTCAGCTACTGTCTCACTTGCTCAAGGTTTTAATTCAAAGTGACACAACACAATGTGGATTACTAACTGTCTTAGAATTTAG TGATGCATTGAAGAAGGCTTTCCCTCTGAAGGCAGATCAAGACATAGAGGAGCTGTTGGCGATTGCTCAGACAGAGCTGAAGAGTAATGGAGTGCGCATTGCTTATCAGACACTTTATACAGAG GACACAGATGGAAGACACAAAGAATTCCTGAGTCTAGTTAAAAAACAAGCTACTGCTGAGAGACTCCAGTACATCAGCGAGCTCAGAGTGCAACTAGAAGGCAAAGG GGAAGTGGATGCAGAGCACCTCAGGACTGCCTTCAAGACTATCGATCCCTCACTGGATCCTGAAACTCTGGACTGGAATCTCAGTGTAGCTTTTCAGACAAAGGAGTGTGAATTACAAGCTCAAGCTTTGAACACTGAGGTTGTACTACAGCGTCTCTCTGTGGCTAATGTAAAAAGGGCAGGGCCTAAGTGA
- the tsnaxip1 gene encoding translin-associated factor X-interacting protein 1 isoform X4, whose protein sequence is MAIGKRGSQRHITNGISRSKFVKTNAGETSGNLSSWPAEVTNQIVQKPRGIKHHGYGKSLTKPRFLEQLESHLKRELEALDTHGIKVQELRLQVFQEVFGYLIEEFKTYKPIFSAIKNEYDITLAHLREQIRDLLPLRAKLVLVSEHCEKRILDQRVQERDELRALKRECQRLQRVIESMRGQQTALQIQVDHLKEDLATQYQLYRDERDARKLLITRISTMTSTQDTEHDDNNEGYNEEDESEDPVVVKMALQVCREDLTKVQVDLNRLQAEYSDVVPRRDWDNLNYVHEETLIKLETLQTDFDQLKSEYDTLLEVHCQSAPAVLHSNQSVVQHGSDNKHIVTTPRPNWEQCSDILGGSERCKELFEGQSSQKRLEILLQQMNGQNEFFTGLGTSSDVPIYLQYEGKLKNLKLKKADAVRVIKDIWREKNAENEKSDDTRDLQMFLHSYLVEHYKDKAGEWAYSLMESIQNNLEDDLICLLNDILIGKVDETIYHGQIQLLSHLLKVLIQSDTTQCGLLTVLEFSDALKKAFPLKADQDIEELLAIAQTELKSNGVRIAYQTLYTEDTDGRHKEFLSLVKKQATAERLQYISELRVQLEGKGEVDAEHLRTAFKTIDPSLDPETLDWNLSVAFQTKECELQAQALNTEVVLQRLSVANVKRAGPK, encoded by the exons ATCTCTTACCAAGCCTCGTTTCTTAGAGCAACTGGAGTCTCATCTGAAGAGAGAATTAGAAGCTTTAGACACACATGGCATCAAAGTCCAAGAGCTCAGACTGCAG GTTTTCCAGGAGGtgtttggatatttaattgaaGAATTTAAAACCTATAAGCCTATTTTCTCTGCCATCAAAAATGAGTATGACATCACATTAG CACATCTTCGTGAACAGATCAGGGATCTGCTACCGCTGCGGGCGAAGCTGGTGCTTGTGTCGGAACACTGTGAGAAGAGGATTCTGGATCAGAGAGTGCAGGAAAGAGATGAGCTCCGAGCTCTGAAGCGAGAGTGTCAGCGTCTGCAGCGTGTCATTGAGAGTATGAGAGGACAACAGACTGCTCTGCAGATTCAG GTTGATCACCTAAAAGAGGATCTGGCCACCCAATATCAGCTATACAGGGATGAACGTGATGCACGAAAACTGCTCATCACCAGAATCAGCACAATGACCTCTACCCAAGACACTGAACATGATGATAATAATGAAGGTTATAATGAAG AGGATGAATCTGAGGATCCTGTGGTGGTGAAAATGGCTTTGCAGGTGTGTAGAGAGGACCTTACCAAAGTCCAAGTTGATCTTAACCGCCTACAAGCCGAATACAGTGATGTGGTCCCACGACGAGACTGGGATAACCTGAATTATGTGCATGAGGAGACATTAATAAAG CTGGAAACCTTACAGACAGACTTTGACCAGTTAAAGTCCGAGTATGACACACTGCTTGAGGTTCATTGTCAG TCAGCACCTGCTGTGTTACACTCCAATCAGTCTGTGGTGCAACATGGCTCTGATAACAAACACATTGTTACAACTCCCAGACCAAACTGGGAACAATGTTCAG ACATACTAGGAGGCAGTGAGCGATGTAAAGAACTCTTTGAAGGTCAGTCCAGCCAAAAGAGGCTGGAGATCTTGCTGCAGCAGATGAATGGCCAAAATGAGTTCTTCACTGGTCTT GGCACATCCAGTGACGTCCCCATTTATCTACAGTATGAGGGGAAACTTAAGAATCTTAAGCTCAAGAAAGCAGACGCAGTCAGAGTTATTAAAGACATCTGGAGAGAAAAAAACGCAGAGAATGAAAAG AGTGATGACACCAGAGATCTGCAGATGTTTCTTCACAGCTATCTTGTGGAACATTATAAGGATAAGGCAGGAGAGTGGGCTTACAGCTTGATGGAAAGCATTCAGAACAATCTTGAAGATGATCTCATTTGCCTTTTAAATGACATCTTGATTGGAAAG GTTGATGAGACTATCTACCATGGACAGATTCAGCTACTGTCTCACTTGCTCAAGGTTTTAATTCAAAGTGACACAACACAATGTGGATTACTAACTGTCTTAGAATTTAG TGATGCATTGAAGAAGGCTTTCCCTCTGAAGGCAGATCAAGACATAGAGGAGCTGTTGGCGATTGCTCAGACAGAGCTGAAGAGTAATGGAGTGCGCATTGCTTATCAGACACTTTATACAGAG GACACAGATGGAAGACACAAAGAATTCCTGAGTCTAGTTAAAAAACAAGCTACTGCTGAGAGACTCCAGTACATCAGCGAGCTCAGAGTGCAACTAGAAGGCAAAGG GGAAGTGGATGCAGAGCACCTCAGGACTGCCTTCAAGACTATCGATCCCTCACTGGATCCTGAAACTCTGGACTGGAATCTCAGTGTAGCTTTTCAGACAAAGGAGTGTGAATTACAAGCTCAAGCTTTGAACACTGAGGTTGTACTACAGCGTCTCTCTGTGGCTAATGTAAAAAGGGCAGGGCCTAAGTGA